The sequence below is a genomic window from Candidatus Krumholzibacteriia bacterium.
AGGAGCATGCCCTTGCACGACATCGACAGCGATTCGACGAATGGGCATACGCCGCCGGCTCCGAGTTCGATGCTGCGTTCGAGGGGCTCGCGGGCTTCCGCGAGCCGACCCGAGTTGAGGTGGACGTAGCCCATGCCCATGGCGCCCTCGGAGGCGATGGCGTCGTCGCCGAGGGCGATACCGTCCCGGTGAGCGGCGGTCCACTCCTCGAGGGCGCGATCCCACTCACCGGTCGTGATCGACACCATGCCGGCGCCGAGCAGGGCCAGGCCACGCCCTGGCGACGGCTCGTTCTCCCTCGCCATCGCGAGGGCCTCGTCGTAGAGCCCGCGTGCGGTGTTGTGCATCCCTGAGACGTGCCAGAACCAGTTCAGCCGGCCGCAGAGCAGCAGAACGCTCTCCAGCGCCCCAATGTCCCCTTCCCGTGCGCGGGCCAGGAGCCAGTGGATGGCGGCCAGTTCGTTGGCGATGTCGGCGCGGAAGCGGCCCATGGCCGGGACCTGGCGTTCGTCGCGGAACTCCTCGTACATCCCGGCCATCCACTCCGTGAAGAACCGGGCGTGCCGGTCGCGCAGCTCTTCCGTCTCGCCCGTGGCGTGGAGTTGTTCGGCGGAGAAGGCGCGGATCGTCTCGAGCAGTGCGTAGCGGTCGCCGCCGCCGATCACCCGCACGAGTCCCTTCTCGACCAGCGATTCGAGCTCGTCGAGTGCGCGCCACCGATCGTCGTCGGCGTAGCAGACCTGCTCCATCGCCTCGAAGGTCCAGCCCTCGTGGAACACCGAGCAGCGACGCAGCAGTCGTTGCTCGGTGTCGTCGAGCAGTGAGTAGCTCCAACTGATCGTCGCGCGCAGGGTACGCTGCCGTAGTGGAAGATCACGATCGCCCGAACTCAGCAGGTCGAGGGCGTGGTCGAGCCGCAGCAGGAGCTTGGACGGTTCCATGATGCGCACGCGCGCGGCGGCGAGTTCGAGTGCGAGGGGAAGGCCGTCGAGCTGGCGGCAGATCCCGCTCACCGCGTCCGCGTTCGATGCATCGAGCCGGAAGTCCGGTTTCACCCGGACCGCGCGTTGGACGAACAGCGCGACCGACGGGCACGCCTGCAGCCGATCCGGCGAGTGTTCGGCTTCGTCCGGAAGCTCCAGCGGCGGCAGCGGGAACTCCGACTCGGCGCCGATCTTCAGCGGGGCGCGACTCGTCGCGATCACCTGCAGGGCATCGCAGCGCGCGACCAGTTCGGCGATGTCCGTTGCGGCGTCGAGGACCTGCTCGAGGTTGTCGAGGACCAGAAGGAAGGGGCGGTGGCCGATCACCGTCGCGATGGCCTCGAGGGCCGACCGGCCGTGGGCCTCGGCGATGTCGAGCGTGCTCGCCACCGTCGGGAGCACCTCCGCCGGATCGGTGACCGACGCGAGCGAGACGAAGGCCGCGCCCCCGTCGTACTCGGGCGCGCGTCGCCGGAAGAGTTCGATCGAGAAGCGGGTCTTGCCCGTGCCCCCGTAACCGCTGACGGTCAACACGCGGGCACCCTGCTCCAGCCGTGTGATCGCTTCTTCGATCGTCGCGTCGCGGCCGAGGAGCGGAGTCGAGGGCGTCGGCGGCGAGATGAGGATCCGTTCGCCGCGCCGGCCCTTTCCCACGAAACGCAGTTCGCTGCTCACGTCGCGCGCCGTCTGGTAGCGGTCGCCGGGGTCCTTCTCCAGGCAGCGAGCGATGATCCGTTCGAGGTCGGGCGGTGCGTCGGCGCGGATCGCGCCCACGAGGACGGGCTCGTCGCGCAGGATGGAGCTGCTCACCACGCCCGGCGTGTCGCCCTGGAAGGGACGACGACCCGTCGCCAGTTCGTAGAGGAGCACCCCGAGCGCGAACAGGTCGGTCCGCGGATCGACCTCCTGGCCGCGCACCTGCTCGGGGGCCATGTAGGGAATGGTGCCGACCACCTGGTCCTCCGCGGTGACCCCCACGGCGACTGTCTCGTCGGTGGCTTCGGAGCGGCCCGTGTCCGAGGGATCGAGCTTGGCGAGCCCGAAGTCGAGGACCTTGAGGGTTCCGCCGGCGGAGAGCATCACGTTGGCCGGCTTGAGGTCGCGATGGACGATGCCCTTGTCGTGCGCCGTCGCCAGTGCGTCGGCGATCCGCGTGCCGAGCTCGATCACGCGCTCGACGGGCAGTCCGTCGGGCACGACGTGGTGGTCGAGACCCTGGCCGTCGACCAGTTCCATGGTGAGGAAGCGCGTGCCGCCGGCCTCCTCGACCGAGAACAGCGTGACGATGTTCGGATGGTTGAGGCTCGCGACCGTGCGTGCCTCCTGCTGGAAGCGCGCGAGGCGGGCCGCGTCCCGGGCCATGGCCTCGGGCAGGAACTTCAGGGCCACGTCGCGGCCGAGCTTCGTGTCGTGGGCGCGGTAGACCTCGCCCATGCCGCCCCTCCCCAGGAGGGCGGTGATCTCGTAGTGGGCGATGGTCTGGCCGATCACGGGCGTGCTCCCCGGAAGGGTAGCGATCTACAGTATGCGGTTGCGGGGGAGGGGTCAACGTGGTGCGGGTGGTCGTGGCCGTCGGGTTGCGCGGGAGAACGTTCCCGACCGGGTTTCCGCGTGGTCGACTTCCGCAACGGAAGTGACTGTGCCTGCGAGTATGACCCGCATGCGATCGCGTGACGCACGAGCATCATGGGCGCCCGCATCCGCTGTCGGCCGTGCCACGTTCCGTGCTACTCTCGTCTCCGTGATCACCACGACTCCGGACGAGGCGCGCGCCCGCACGGATCGATCCTGCCCAGAGACCGACGACGAGCACTCCCTCGTCGGGACCCCGAGGAACCGCCGGCCGGCATGGTCGGTGTTCTCCCCTCGACCCGGGAAGGTCTCCCATGCCGCGCGTCACCGTTTCGAGGTGTCTGCTTCCGGTCGCGCTCCTGCTCGCCGTGTCACTGCTGCTGGCGGGATGCTCCGACGACGAAGGCAGTCCCACCGACCCGCAGAACGACGATCCTCTGCCCCCG
It includes:
- a CDS encoding protein kinase, which codes for MIGQTIAHYEITALLGRGGMGEVYRAHDTKLGRDVALKFLPEAMARDAARLARFQQEARTVASLNHPNIVTLFSVEEAGGTRFLTMELVDGQGLDHHVVPDGLPVERVIELGTRIADALATAHDKGIVHRDLKPANVMLSAGGTLKVLDFGLAKLDPSDTGRSEATDETVAVGVTAEDQVVGTIPYMAPEQVRGQEVDPRTDLFALGVLLYELATGRRPFQGDTPGVVSSSILRDEPVLVGAIRADAPPDLERIIARCLEKDPGDRYQTARDVSSELRFVGKGRRGERILISPPTPSTPLLGRDATIEEAITRLEQGARVLTVSGYGGTGKTRFSIELFRRRAPEYDGGAAFVSLASVTDPAEVLPTVASTLDIAEAHGRSALEAIATVIGHRPFLLVLDNLEQVLDAATDIAELVARCDALQVIATSRAPLKIGAESEFPLPPLELPDEAEHSPDRLQACPSVALFVQRAVRVKPDFRLDASNADAVSGICRQLDGLPLALELAAARVRIMEPSKLLLRLDHALDLLSSGDRDLPLRQRTLRATISWSYSLLDDTEQRLLRRCSVFHEGWTFEAMEQVCYADDDRWRALDELESLVEKGLVRVIGGGDRYALLETIRAFSAEQLHATGETEELRDRHARFFTEWMAGMYEEFRDERQVPAMGRFRADIANELAAIHWLLARAREGDIGALESVLLLCGRLNWFWHVSGMHNTARGLYDEALAMARENEPSPGRGLALLGAGMVSITTGEWDRALEEWTAAHRDGIALGDDAIASEGAMGMGYVHLNSGRLAEAREPLERSIELGAGGVCPFVESLSMSCKGMLLFQEGDLDEGVRLVEQALQAQQRRKDCEVGGISLSFLASMSFARGDLDRAREFYVESERTFEEVGDRPEVARVQCEAGWTALAADDPAAAGATFRRALLTYEEVGSPRGTGLAMLGLAAVEAAEGRPERAVAIGSAAQALTERAGVVCDHPMDPGVVDRIEELKSAIPAATVGGLLAGASELTPADVLAILSDNRAA